Proteins from a genomic interval of Paenibacillus sp. RC334:
- the mutM gene encoding DNA-formamidopyrimidine glycosylase: MPELPEVETIKRTLNELIVDKHIDHVTVNLPRIIQRPDDIHAFAMELADHRITGVERRGKFLRILLDGLVLVSHLRMEGRYGLYSQNDPVEKHTHVIFHFTDGTELRYQDVRQFGTMHLFAEGQDLLEKPLNKLGLEPMDESFTPEALRAAVGTRSTSIKAALLNQSYVVGIGNIYVDESLFKAGIHPAQPAKSLDGNQFRVLHEAIISTLSASILVGGSSIKSFVNGQGQSGDFQHQLQIYGRSVKPCVNCGTLIEKSVVAGRGTHHCPVCQPLR; this comes from the coding sequence ATGCCGGAATTACCGGAAGTAGAAACGATTAAACGAACGTTAAACGAGCTTATCGTCGATAAACATATAGATCATGTGACCGTGAATCTGCCGCGCATTATTCAGCGACCTGATGATATACACGCTTTTGCTATGGAATTGGCTGATCATCGCATTACAGGAGTGGAGAGACGCGGGAAGTTTTTGCGGATTCTGCTGGACGGGCTGGTGCTCGTTTCCCATCTCAGAATGGAAGGACGGTATGGCCTCTATTCGCAAAATGATCCTGTGGAAAAGCATACTCACGTTATCTTTCATTTTACGGATGGTACGGAATTACGTTATCAGGATGTTCGCCAATTCGGCACGATGCATTTATTTGCGGAAGGACAGGATTTGCTGGAAAAGCCGCTGAACAAGCTCGGTTTGGAGCCGATGGACGAGTCCTTTACACCGGAGGCACTTCGTGCCGCTGTGGGGACCCGTTCGACTTCGATCAAGGCTGCGCTGTTAAACCAGTCATATGTCGTGGGCATCGGGAATATTTATGTGGATGAATCATTGTTTAAGGCGGGGATACATCCGGCACAGCCAGCCAAAAGCTTGGATGGCAACCAATTTCGTGTGCTGCATGAAGCTATTATCTCCACATTGAGCGCGTCGATTTTGGTCGGAGGCTCGTCCATCAAATCATTCGTCAACGGACAAGGCCAATCGGGCGACTTCCAGCATCAATTGCAAATCTATGGACGTAGCGTTAAGCCTTGTGTTAACTGTGGTACATTGATCGAAAAATCCGTCGTAGCCGGACGTGGTACCCATCATTGCCCGGTTTGCCAACCTCTTCGTTAA
- the ytaF gene encoding sporulation membrane protein YtaF, giving the protein MANHWGALLLLAFALSLDSFGVGVTYGLRKMKIPLLSIVIISVCSGLVIGISMQLGALLSQVLSPVYTTVFGAVILIGIGCHSLYQSLHRKEDLIDDPDPVSRNVLEGEKSLEVQEERTLFSLEFRKWGLVIRILRSPSAADMDRSGSISATEAIWLGIALSVDAFGAGLGAAMLGFQPLATALAIALFSGTFLIAGMKAGFCLSAFRFMKALGVLPALLLIMMGILKLL; this is encoded by the coding sequence GTGGCTAATCATTGGGGAGCCCTGCTGCTGCTGGCATTTGCGCTAAGTCTTGACAGTTTCGGAGTCGGTGTTACATATGGGCTACGCAAAATGAAAATTCCACTGCTGTCCATTGTCATCATTTCAGTATGCTCAGGTTTGGTCATTGGCATATCCATGCAGCTAGGCGCATTATTGTCCCAGGTTCTGTCTCCTGTATATACGACGGTTTTTGGCGCTGTTATTCTGATTGGGATTGGCTGCCACTCTTTGTATCAGTCCCTGCATCGCAAGGAAGATCTGATTGATGATCCTGATCCTGTGAGCAGAAATGTTCTGGAGGGTGAGAAATCTTTAGAAGTACAAGAGGAACGGACCTTATTTTCTTTGGAATTCCGCAAATGGGGTCTCGTTATTCGGATTCTCCGAAGTCCGTCTGCTGCAGATATGGACCGTTCAGGCAGTATATCCGCTACGGAGGCGATTTGGTTAGGTATCGCCTTATCGGTAGATGCGTTCGGTGCAGGATTGGGAGCAGCTATGCTGGGCTTCCAGCCACTCGCTACCGCGCTGGCTATTGCATTATTCAGCGGGACATTTTTGATTGCAGGTATGAAAGCAGGTTTCTGTCTGTCGGCATTCCGATTTATGAAGGCGCTGGGTGTGTTACCGGCATTATTATTGATTATGATGGGCATATTGAAGCTGTTATGA
- the coaE gene encoding dephospho-CoA kinase (Dephospho-CoA kinase (CoaE) performs the final step in coenzyme A biosynthesis.) — protein MNIGLTGGIATGKSTVSALLVVKGALLIDADAIAREVMLPGHPVLTAVIQHFGQAVMNSDGTLHRKKLSEIVFGDPVQRQALNDITHPAIREEMRMRMESYEQEHPNKLVLADIPLLYESGLESLYDEIMVVYVPRDVQLRRLMLRDGLTEEQAGLRLSAQMDIEQKRSLADIVIDNSGTQAETKQQIDQFWQRKGLA, from the coding sequence ATGAATATCGGATTAACCGGAGGTATTGCTACCGGTAAAAGCACCGTGTCGGCTCTATTGGTCGTCAAGGGTGCGTTGCTGATCGACGCAGATGCTATTGCCCGGGAAGTGATGCTTCCGGGGCACCCGGTGCTGACGGCGGTCATACAGCATTTTGGACAAGCTGTGATGAACAGTGATGGGACTCTGCACCGCAAAAAGCTGAGCGAGATTGTATTTGGAGACCCTGTCCAGAGGCAGGCGCTTAACGATATTACACATCCTGCGATTCGTGAGGAAATGCGTATGCGTATGGAATCTTACGAGCAGGAACATCCGAACAAGCTTGTTTTAGCGGATATCCCGTTACTGTATGAGTCCGGGCTGGAGAGCTTGTACGATGAAATTATGGTGGTATACGTACCACGCGATGTGCAGCTCCGGCGTTTGATGCTCAGAGATGGATTGACCGAGGAACAAGCCGGACTTCGGTTATCCGCGCAAATGGATATTGAACAAAAAAGAAGCCTGGCCGATATCGTCATCGATAATAGTGGAACACAGGCTGAAACAAAACAGCAAATTGATCAATTCTGGCAGCGAAAGGGACTGGCATGA
- a CDS encoding lytic transglycosylase domain-containing protein, with product MNILRKKRVLLTLFVGFVLILFFNSNWMSWFYPIQYKDEIRQYSQTYEVDPFLVASIIRVETNFKTSKQSHKGALGLMQIMPDTANWIMDSAQIQKVPLDSVKHEPGTNIELGTWYVHNLSVKFKDNPVAIVAAYNAGPGKVQEWLDKGVWDGKEQSIKQIPFGETRHYVQRVIYYYRQYTKIYNQF from the coding sequence ATGAATATTTTGCGCAAAAAAAGAGTCCTGCTGACTTTGTTTGTTGGGTTTGTCTTGATTCTGTTTTTTAATTCAAACTGGATGTCGTGGTTCTATCCGATTCAATATAAGGATGAGATCCGGCAATACTCGCAGACGTATGAAGTGGACCCGTTTTTGGTGGCGTCCATTATCCGTGTTGAGACGAACTTTAAGACCAGCAAGCAGTCACACAAGGGTGCACTGGGACTCATGCAGATCATGCCCGATACGGCGAATTGGATTATGGACAGCGCTCAGATCCAAAAGGTTCCGCTGGATAGCGTCAAGCACGAGCCGGGCACCAACATTGAGCTGGGAACCTGGTATGTGCATAACCTGTCGGTGAAATTTAAGGATAATCCGGTAGCTATCGTTGCGGCTTACAACGCAGGCCCCGGTAAAGTGCAGGAGTGGCTGGATAAGGGGGTATGGGATGGGAAAGAACAATCCATCAAGCAAATCCCTTTTGGCGAGACACGACATTATGTACAGCGGGTTATTTACTACTACAGGCAATACACAAAAATTTATAATCAGTTTTAA